In one Nocardioides luteus genomic region, the following are encoded:
- a CDS encoding carboxylate-amine ligase — MSKDSSSSTHHRVRTVGVEEELLLVDAETGVPRSVASEVLRVARRHGDTETDEVGGSVGPEMQKQQVETDTPPEEYLGLLELDLRRWRDKARAAAKEAGALILASGTTPLPVRPQTFEDERYAAITEQFGLTASEQLTCGCHVHVSVDSDDEAIGALDRIRTWLPVLLAVSANSPFWHGDDSGYASFRSQAMTRWPTNGPTEVFGSAQAYADHLRLLIDTGVPLDEGMAYFDARPSRNYPTLEVRVADVCLDPRDAVLIAGLARALVETGAREWAQGEPADPTSVAVLRLAMWQAGRHGVSGDLLDPRTHRPRPARDVVDQMLEHIGPALRDTGDLARVEQGIDRVFTRGTGSTTQRRIRSEVGRLDRAVIRLAELT, encoded by the coding sequence GTGAGCAAAGACTCTTCGAGCAGTACCCATCACCGGGTCCGGACAGTCGGCGTCGAGGAGGAGCTGCTCCTCGTCGACGCCGAGACCGGCGTACCCCGGTCGGTGGCCAGCGAGGTGCTCCGGGTGGCGCGCCGGCACGGCGACACCGAGACCGACGAGGTGGGGGGCTCGGTGGGCCCGGAGATGCAGAAGCAACAGGTCGAGACCGACACTCCTCCGGAGGAGTACCTCGGCCTCCTCGAGCTGGATCTTCGGCGGTGGCGCGACAAGGCACGCGCTGCGGCGAAGGAGGCAGGCGCGCTGATCCTGGCCAGCGGCACGACCCCGCTGCCGGTGCGTCCGCAGACCTTCGAGGACGAGCGCTACGCGGCGATCACCGAGCAGTTCGGGCTGACCGCCAGCGAGCAGCTCACCTGCGGCTGCCACGTACACGTCTCGGTCGACTCCGACGACGAGGCGATCGGGGCCCTCGACCGGATCCGCACCTGGCTTCCCGTGCTGCTGGCAGTGAGCGCCAACTCGCCGTTCTGGCACGGCGACGACTCCGGCTACGCGAGCTTCCGGTCCCAGGCGATGACCCGATGGCCGACCAACGGGCCGACCGAGGTCTTCGGCAGCGCCCAGGCGTACGCCGACCACCTGCGCCTCCTCATCGACACCGGGGTGCCGCTGGACGAGGGCATGGCGTACTTCGACGCCCGGCCGTCCCGCAACTACCCGACGCTCGAGGTCAGGGTCGCCGACGTCTGCCTCGATCCCCGCGACGCGGTGCTGATCGCCGGGCTGGCGCGGGCGCTGGTCGAGACCGGGGCGCGGGAATGGGCCCAGGGCGAGCCCGCCGATCCCACCTCCGTGGCCGTCCTCCGGCTGGCCATGTGGCAGGCCGGCCGGCACGGGGTCAGCGGCGACCTGCTGGACCCGAGGACGCACCGCCCGCGGCCGGCTCGCGACGTGGTGGACCAGATGCTCGAGCACATCGGGCCGGCGCTGCGCGACACCGGAGACCTGGCCCGCGTCGAGCAGGGCATCGACCGGGTCTTCACGCGCGGCACCGGCTCCACGACCCAGCGCCGGATCCGCTCCGAGGTGGGCCGGCTCGACCGGGCCGTGATCCGCCTGGCCGAGCTCACCTGA
- a CDS encoding class II glutamine amidotransferase produces MCRLFGYVTESPCAVADLLGEEGLDAFTSLTTVHSDGWGMAWHTEEGTSKTSSPRSADVDGTYRRLVETPLSNAGFVHLRWATGGLDVRPENTHPFLTDGAAFAHNGHISPIADLEALLTPESRERLRGDTDSERYFHFVHQSVEKYGDEAEGVTQALATLVQKFPRCSLNALMLTRTHMFAIHINSRADSPLRALRELFDDEGDIPPRHTTEYFAMDYRRTDHGLEIVSSGLDQPGWTPVPADTAVMVDLATREVTRLDPVAQLGVDSMRARD; encoded by the coding sequence ATGTGTCGTCTGTTCGGATATGTGACCGAGTCCCCGTGCGCCGTCGCCGACCTGCTGGGGGAGGAGGGCCTGGACGCGTTCACCTCGCTCACCACCGTGCACTCGGACGGTTGGGGAATGGCCTGGCACACGGAGGAGGGCACCTCCAAGACGAGCTCGCCGCGTTCGGCGGACGTCGACGGGACCTACCGCAGGCTCGTCGAGACCCCGCTCTCGAATGCCGGCTTCGTGCATCTGCGCTGGGCGACGGGCGGGCTCGACGTACGTCCGGAGAACACCCATCCCTTCCTGACGGACGGCGCCGCGTTCGCGCACAACGGTCACATCTCTCCGATCGCGGATCTCGAGGCGCTGCTGACCCCGGAGTCGCGAGAGCGGCTGCGCGGCGACACCGACAGCGAGCGCTACTTCCACTTCGTGCACCAGAGCGTCGAGAAGTACGGCGACGAGGCGGAGGGGGTCACCCAGGCGCTGGCCACGCTCGTCCAGAAGTTCCCGAGATGCAGCCTGAACGCGCTGATGCTCACCCGGACGCACATGTTCGCGATCCACATCAACTCGCGTGCCGACTCGCCTCTGCGCGCGCTGCGCGAGCTCTTCGACGACGAGGGTGACATCCCGCCGCGTCACACCACGGAGTACTTCGCGATGGACTACCGCCGGACCGACCACGGGCTCGAGATCGTGTCCAGCGGTCTCGACCAGCCGGGGTGGACCCCGGTGCCCGCCGACACGGCGGTGATGGTCGACCTGGCCACGCGGGAGGTCACCCGGTTGGATCCGGTCGCGCAGCTCGGCGTCGACTCGATGCGAGCCCGCGACTGA
- a CDS encoding class E sortase: MSTESQTPHRGRRSVFVAGIVMVVAGLVVLGYVAWELYGTTIVSKQRQQDAASRIERAWGSGETTVTTEFGSAEALIEIPRIGEDYRVPVLEGTSDRALGAGFGHFDGTAGPGEVGNFALAGHRVTHGEPLHDLPELRPGDEIRVLTREKTYVYALTSGGEDLIVPFTSIWVTDPLPDNPVRGGVEPDQKKGQRLITLTTCSELFHTDNRMIAFGKLVSEEPTR, encoded by the coding sequence ATGTCCACCGAGTCCCAGACCCCGCACCGGGGTCGCCGGTCCGTCTTCGTGGCCGGCATCGTCATGGTCGTCGCCGGGCTGGTGGTCCTCGGCTACGTGGCCTGGGAGCTCTACGGGACCACCATCGTCAGCAAGCAGCGCCAGCAGGACGCGGCCTCGAGGATCGAGAGGGCGTGGGGCTCGGGCGAGACCACGGTGACCACCGAGTTCGGGTCGGCCGAGGCCCTGATCGAGATCCCCCGCATCGGTGAGGACTATCGAGTCCCCGTCCTCGAAGGCACCTCCGACCGGGCCCTGGGCGCCGGCTTCGGCCACTTCGACGGCACCGCCGGCCCCGGCGAGGTCGGCAACTTCGCGCTCGCCGGCCACCGGGTCACCCACGGCGAACCGCTGCACGACCTCCCCGAGCTCCGGCCAGGGGACGAGATCCGTGTCCTGACCAGGGAGAAGACGTACGTCTATGCCCTCACCAGCGGCGGCGAGGACCTGATCGTCCCGTTCACCTCGATCTGGGTCACCGACCCCCTTCCCGACAACCCCGTGCGTGGCGGGGTCGAGCCCGACCAGAAGAAGGGGCAGCGCCTGATCACCCTCACGACCTGCTCGGAGCTCTTCCACACCGACAACCGGATGATCGCCTTCGGAAAGCTGGTCTCCGAGGAGCCGACCAGGTAG
- a CDS encoding S1C family serine protease, which translates to MSRSRRIRQSVVAALAIPLVAIPVATPALAVAAVSATSTYAAEPGPGYGTYGGFYGGGTVAPYPQGPGTSAATVDSEPATDSESTGVVLVNTTVDYGTARGAGTGLTITADGIVVTNHHVVEGATSITVADPSTGTTYDATVLGYDDVHDVAVLQLEDASGLSTVATDRDAATLGEQVTSVGNAEGQGSLSAADGTVTDPSTAITVNNEDGTTADLTDLIETDADVVSGDSGGALLDEDGEVIGMNVAATSGSAEISGYAIPIDTVLDIAAQILAGEESGDVEIGGPAAALGVQVDTTRSTLVVGVVEDGAAEAGGIAEGSTITSVDGTPVASIDDITSVLGNHEPGDRISVGWTDAAGEAHTATVTLGEGPVA; encoded by the coding sequence ATGTCCCGTTCACGCCGCATCCGCCAGTCTGTCGTCGCCGCCCTGGCGATCCCGCTCGTCGCGATCCCCGTCGCCACCCCGGCTCTCGCGGTGGCCGCGGTCAGCGCGACCAGCACGTACGCAGCCGAGCCCGGCCCTGGTTATGGCACGTACGGCGGTTTCTACGGCGGCGGGACCGTCGCCCCCTACCCGCAGGGACCCGGCACCTCGGCCGCGACGGTCGACTCCGAGCCCGCGACCGACTCCGAGTCGACCGGCGTCGTGCTGGTCAACACGACCGTCGACTACGGCACCGCCCGGGGTGCGGGTACGGGGCTCACCATCACGGCGGACGGCATCGTGGTGACCAACCACCATGTCGTCGAGGGCGCCACCTCGATCACGGTGGCCGACCCGAGCACGGGCACGACGTACGACGCGACCGTGCTCGGCTACGACGACGTCCACGACGTCGCGGTGCTGCAGCTCGAGGACGCCTCGGGGCTCTCGACCGTGGCCACCGACCGGGACGCGGCGACCCTGGGTGAGCAGGTCACCTCGGTCGGCAACGCCGAAGGGCAGGGCTCGCTCTCGGCGGCCGACGGCACCGTCACCGACCCGAGCACCGCGATCACCGTCAACAACGAGGACGGCACCACCGCCGACCTCACTGACCTGATCGAGACGGACGCCGACGTCGTCTCCGGTGACTCCGGCGGCGCGCTGCTGGACGAGGACGGCGAGGTCATCGGCATGAACGTCGCCGCCACCTCCGGCTCCGCCGAGATCTCCGGCTATGCGATCCCGATCGACACCGTCCTCGACATCGCCGCCCAGATCCTCGCCGGAGAGGAGTCGGGCGACGTCGAGATCGGCGGCCCGGCAGCGGCCCTCGGGGTGCAGGTCGACACGACCAGGTCGACATTGGTCGTCGGTGTCGTCGAGGACGGTGCCGCCGAGGCGGGCGGGATCGCCGAGGGCAGCACGATCACCTCCGTCGACGGCACCCCCGTGGCGAGCATCGACGACATCACCTCGGTCCTCGGGAACCACGAACCGGGTGACCGGATCTCGGTCGGCTGGACCGATGCCGCCGGCGAGGCGCACACCGCCACCGTGACCCTCGGCGAGGGCCCGGTCGCCTGA